In Pedobacter sp. SL55, the following proteins share a genomic window:
- a CDS encoding sigma-54-dependent transcriptional regulator, with protein MKKILIVDDEINIGLLLSKFLTRNSFDVTSATSGTSAMDYLAKDHYDLVLCDYRLEDTDGKEMLVKIKDNYPKTGVIIITGYSDIKLAVELIKLGAYDYITKPLYPDEILNTINKAIETQIALNASTQDTPQANAEKVKAGKTVYAFTDEFVIGQSGASKDLMKQILLVAPTAYSVILMGDSGTGKESVAKAIHLNSPRKDKPFVAMDCGSLTKELAGSEFFGHEKGSFTGALYTKIGHFEMANGGTLFLDEVGNLSYDIQAALLRTVQERKIKRIGSTKEIDLDVRIIVATNENLQDAIAKGRFREDLYHRFNEFSINLPPISQRGKDILAFAESFLQLANQELNKEISGFSEEVIDCFLTYNWPGNVRELKNVVRRATLLTETEEIQVKALPLEISTYAKSPGFELADHAENAEKGKPRDLKNAALEAEYETILNVLREVNFNKTKAAKILNIDRKTLYNKMKAIDLDSK; from the coding sequence ATGAAAAAAATATTAATCGTTGACGATGAAATAAATATTGGCTTATTGCTCTCTAAATTTTTAACCAGAAACTCTTTTGATGTAACCAGCGCTACCAGTGGAACTTCTGCAATGGATTACTTGGCCAAAGATCATTATGATCTGGTACTGTGCGATTATCGTTTAGAAGATACCGATGGAAAAGAAATGTTGGTTAAAATTAAAGATAACTATCCTAAAACAGGCGTAATTATCATTACCGGATATTCGGATATTAAGCTTGCGGTAGAACTTATCAAGCTAGGTGCTTATGATTATATTACAAAGCCGCTCTATCCAGACGAGATTTTAAATACCATAAACAAAGCTATAGAAACACAAATAGCACTAAATGCGAGCACTCAGGACACACCACAGGCAAATGCAGAAAAAGTAAAAGCAGGTAAAACTGTTTACGCTTTTACCGATGAGTTTGTGATAGGCCAAAGTGGAGCTTCAAAAGATTTGATGAAACAAATTTTGTTGGTTGCACCTACCGCATACAGTGTAATTTTAATGGGCGATAGTGGTACAGGGAAAGAATCGGTAGCTAAAGCGATACACCTTAACAGCCCAAGAAAAGACAAGCCTTTTGTAGCAATGGACTGTGGTTCGTTAACTAAGGAACTAGCTGGAAGTGAGTTTTTTGGTCACGAAAAAGGATCTTTTACTGGAGCTTTGTATACCAAAATAGGTCATTTTGAGATGGCAAATGGCGGAACGCTCTTTTTAGATGAGGTAGGCAATTTGTCTTACGATATACAGGCGGCACTGCTAAGAACCGTACAAGAGCGTAAAATAAAACGCATTGGCAGCACCAAGGAAATAGATTTGGATGTGAGAATTATTGTTGCAACCAATGAAAACCTTCAAGATGCCATTGCTAAAGGTAGGTTTAGAGAAGATCTTTACCATCGTTTCAATGAGTTTTCAATTAATCTACCTCCAATAAGTCAAAGAGGCAAAGATATTTTGGCATTTGCCGAAAGCTTTCTGCAGTTGGCCAATCAAGAATTAAATAAAGAGATTTCGGGCTTCTCTGAGGAGGTAATAGATTGCTTTTTAACCTATAACTGGCCAGGAAACGTTCGCGAATTAAAAAATGTAGTACGCCGAGCCACATTGTTAACCGAAACAGAAGAAATTCAGGTAAAAGCGCTTCCTTTAGAAATTTCAACCTATGCCAAATCTCCAGGTTTTGAATTAGCAGATCACGCAGAAAATGCCGAGAAAGGCAAACCTAGAGACTTGAAAAACGCAGCATTAGAGGCAGAGTATGAAACTATCTTAAATGTACTAAGAGAGGTTAATTTTAACAAAACCAAAGCTGCAAAAATCCTAAACATCGATAGAAAAACACTTTATAACAAGATGAAAGCCATTGATCTCGATAGTAAATAA
- a CDS encoding SAM-dependent methyltransferase, translating to MKKGTLFLIPVPLADNAAHKSFTPFLIDTINSIKTYIVENEKTARKFLKEAGLKTPQSELLIHDFGKHKRGSSLAPFFKELNEGIDVGLMSEAGCPGVADPGAEIVAEAHRRNIKVVPLVGPNAMLQALMSSGFSGQSYAFTGYLPIDKGDRVKRIKDLEQLSQRYRQTQLFMETPFRNNHLLEDILKNCQPNTLLCVACNINAEDEFIKTLPISLWRKEKVDLHKKPTVFLIYKGN from the coding sequence ATGAAAAAAGGTACTTTGTTTCTAATTCCCGTTCCGCTGGCAGATAATGCTGCCCATAAGTCTTTTACCCCATTTTTAATTGATACCATTAATAGCATCAAAACTTATATCGTAGAAAATGAAAAAACAGCTCGCAAATTTTTAAAGGAGGCAGGTTTAAAAACTCCGCAGAGCGAATTGTTGATACACGATTTTGGAAAGCACAAGAGAGGAAGCTCATTAGCCCCATTTTTTAAAGAACTAAACGAAGGCATAGATGTAGGTTTAATGAGTGAAGCGGGTTGCCCAGGTGTGGCAGATCCGGGGGCAGAAATTGTGGCCGAAGCACATAGAAGAAATATTAAGGTGGTACCACTTGTGGGGCCAAATGCAATGTTACAGGCCTTAATGTCATCTGGCTTTAGCGGACAGAGCTACGCATTTACCGGCTACTTACCCATAGATAAAGGAGATAGGGTAAAACGAATTAAGGATTTAGAACAATTATCCCAGCGCTACAGGCAAACGCAGCTTTTTATGGAAACGCCTTTTAGAAACAATCATTTGTTAGAAGATATTTTAAAAAACTGCCAACCCAATACACTATTATGTGTAGCCTGCAATATTAACGCCGAAGATGAATTTATTAAAACCCTGCCAATAAGTTTATGGCGTAAAGAAAAAGTAGACCTTCATAAAAAGCCTACCGTGTTTTTAATTTATAAAGGAAATTGA
- a CDS encoding phage holin family protein: MEEKKEKTIEELVSDAKSYVDTRLDYVHLKSVEKGSKLFADLITNTVVVVCFVLAFLLGTITLALYLAEVFGSMVAGFGCVAGIYLLLSIIVFFAKDKIIEKVLVNMFIRKYFNKIADTDDEE; the protein is encoded by the coding sequence ATGGAAGAGAAAAAAGAGAAGACCATTGAAGAGCTTGTTTCTGATGCAAAAAGCTATGTAGACACTCGCCTAGATTACGTACACTTAAAATCGGTTGAAAAAGGATCTAAATTATTTGCAGATTTAATTACCAACACGGTTGTAGTAGTTTGCTTCGTGCTTGCTTTTTTATTAGGCACCATAACCTTGGCGTTATACCTTGCCGAAGTATTTGGCAGTATGGTTGCCGGCTTTGGCTGTGTGGCTGGAATTTATTTACTCTTATCCATTATCGTTTTCTTCGCTAAAGACAAAATCATCGAGAAGGTATTGGTAAACATGTTCATCAGAAAATATTTTAATAAGATAGCAGATACAGACGATGAGGAATAA
- a CDS encoding cobalamin B12-binding domain-containing protein, whose protein sequence is MNKTLNRPIRVLVAKVGLDGHDRGAKVIATSLRDAGMEVIYTGLRQTPEMVVNTALQEDVDAIGISILSGAHMTVFPKVIDMMKQKGLTDVLVTGGGIIPEGDMKKLQEIGVGELFPPGTTMKDIVTYIENWVIEHRNF, encoded by the coding sequence ATGAACAAAACTTTAAATAGACCCATCAGAGTTCTTGTAGCGAAAGTTGGCCTAGATGGTCATGATAGGGGTGCAAAAGTAATTGCAACTTCGCTTCGCGACGCTGGCATGGAAGTAATTTATACCGGCTTAAGGCAAACTCCAGAGATGGTAGTAAATACGGCCCTACAAGAAGATGTAGATGCTATCGGTATCTCCATTTTATCTGGAGCTCACATGACCGTTTTTCCTAAAGTAATAGACATGATGAAGCAAAAGGGGCTTACAGATGTTCTGGTAACCGGCGGTGGCATTATCCCCGAAGGAGATATGAAAAAACTACAGGAAATTGGCGTCGGAGAATTATTCCCGCCAGGAACAACCATGAAAGATATTGTAACCTATATAGAAAACTGGGTAATTGAACACCGTAATTTTTAA
- a CDS encoding hybrid sensor histidine kinase/response regulator, translated as MNRVKVLLIDDDEDDYIITKDIFSHSSIASKYELSWIDTFEKGINAVLKRQYDVYLVDYRLGKHTGVDLVNEAVLSGIKEPIIILTGKGDYQIDEEAMNVGAADYLVKDKIDADTLDRSIRYALKQAETLKALKESENKFKIIFDKAKEPILISDFTGKIHDINKAGLDFFGYHIKEMLVTNDRSLFYTQEDRDNFVQELETKGAVSDFECQMVSSKGQVYFCSLSSFLQIDLQNMVEVYHTIIHDLTYRKHQEAKSIHESKFSISEHIAKGFAEEIRNPLSTINLVLHDLSTDEALVYNENLQAGLEIIKANFNSINQLTKNFVSSTENKPIVIQKTNINTLIEEALVEVGDLILGHRIVLEKHLLPTDLHLLIDKKQIKKALVNILVNAIESMENYPKVLNVSTINDSGFYSILVEDNGKGISKGSEHQIFEPFFTTKKDTEGLGLTEAERTVLAHKGSIIFKPQEVGSLFVIQLPIN; from the coding sequence ATGAACAGAGTAAAGGTTTTGTTAATTGATGATGATGAGGATGACTACATCATTACTAAAGACATTTTTAGCCATAGTAGCATTGCCAGTAAATACGAACTTTCTTGGATAGATACTTTTGAAAAAGGTATAAATGCAGTGTTAAAAAGGCAATATGATGTTTATTTGGTAGATTATAGGTTGGGTAAACACACTGGGGTAGATTTGGTAAATGAGGCCGTATTATCTGGTATTAAAGAGCCCATTATTATTCTAACCGGAAAAGGAGACTACCAGATTGATGAAGAAGCCATGAATGTTGGCGCTGCAGATTATTTGGTAAAAGATAAAATTGATGCCGACACCTTAGATAGGTCTATACGCTATGCGCTAAAACAGGCAGAAACACTTAAAGCGCTAAAAGAAAGCGAAAATAAATTCAAAATCATTTTTGACAAAGCAAAAGAACCTATCCTTATTTCAGATTTTACTGGCAAAATACACGATATCAATAAAGCTGGACTAGACTTTTTTGGCTATCATATTAAAGAAATGCTGGTAACTAACGACAGGTCTTTATTTTATACGCAAGAAGATAGAGACAACTTTGTACAAGAGCTAGAAACCAAAGGAGCGGTTAGCGATTTTGAATGTCAGATGGTTTCTAGCAAAGGCCAAGTTTATTTCTGTAGCCTCTCTTCTTTTTTACAGATAGACTTGCAGAACATGGTTGAAGTTTACCATACCATTATACATGACCTAACCTACAGGAAACACCAAGAAGCCAAATCTATACACGAAAGTAAATTCTCTATCTCTGAGCACATTGCCAAAGGGTTTGCAGAAGAAATAAGAAACCCACTTTCTACAATTAATCTGGTTTTACATGATTTAAGCACAGATGAAGCGCTGGTTTATAACGAAAATTTGCAAGCGGGTTTAGAAATAATTAAAGCGAATTTTAATAGCATTAACCAGCTTACAAAAAACTTTGTTTCTAGCACCGAAAATAAGCCTATCGTTATTCAAAAAACCAATATCAATACCTTGATAGAAGAGGCATTGGTTGAAGTAGGCGACTTGATTTTAGGCCATCGTATTGTTTTAGAGAAGCATTTGCTGCCAACAGATTTGCATTTGCTTATAGATAAAAAGCAGATAAAAAAAGCACTGGTAAACATTCTTGTAAACGCAATAGAAAGCATGGAGAACTATCCAAAGGTTTTAAATGTGAGCACCATTAACGATAGCGGCTTTTATTCTATATTGGTTGAAGATAATGGCAAAGGAATTAGCAAAGGCTCAGAACATCAGATTTTTGAACCCTTTTTTACTACAAAAAAAGATACCGAGGGTTTAGGCCTAACCGAAGCAGAGCGCACTGTGCTTGCCCACAAAGGAAGCATTATTTTTAAGCCGCAAGAGGTAGGTAGTTTGTTTGTAATTCAGTTGCCAATAAACTAA
- a CDS encoding PAS domain-containing protein encodes MWTTFGVAAAFFTGILAIIDYNIRKEVTITLFGITLFISAVLDIYYLLILNEKKVEADFSDQLYFIWWVNRIFYSLTLLVGTAVYLKIKARYLRTPEQKRKTIYKTAIFCVLAGISCVLIIANTDSILQRKQVLSQMVKIDLFSFLPLIFLFVWAAFYLPKFMLRFHSIFSKFLILSIAPLFLAQLFMALSTSVFDPYYNAAHYLRFISYLVPLTGIILNYVETVRNEQRIIAKLDVEVREKHALTANLIERERLLANAEKISKLGSWELDIKANTYKWSDELYKIYGFGGNTFHPTHAIAEQVVLPEYRNKLAKELANAVKNKTNFAAEYQIVRPDGVKRYVLNQGYFATKENKLVGTVQDITELKEATLKLRKNETLLREGEAVSNNGSWEWQSNGEQVVWSDEMFNIHGYLPHSTLININSYSNFVHKEDVKILRKAFIEARQNKTSFKVNYRIVRPNGEIRHVSTTAKFKEDEIGKGFSYLGNTQDVTQLKEAQRKLEEKINELNISNKDLEQFAYVASHDLQEPLRKIRAFGDRLKTKFAANINSEGQDYIDRMQNAAERMQALIDDLLAFSKVTREVKEFSEVDLKELLDSVLHGLDYAVESTNAKITLSVNEKVDGISSQLAQVFQNIISNSLKFVRPNVQPILEISSQVLIGSAIPVVGVLQHSYYCVVKITDNGIGFDEGYAGKIFDLFQRLHSRTAYKGTGIGLAICKKIVENHFGFIFAKSKEGEGASFFIVLPLKHSTTQ; translated from the coding sequence ATTTGGACAACCTTTGGGGTTGCTGCCGCATTTTTTACAGGCATACTGGCCATAATAGATTACAATATCCGAAAAGAAGTAACCATTACCCTGTTTGGTATTACGCTATTTATCTCGGCCGTATTAGATATTTACTACCTTTTAATTTTGAATGAAAAAAAGGTAGAAGCAGATTTTTCTGACCAGCTATATTTTATCTGGTGGGTTAACCGGATTTTTTACTCGTTAACCCTTCTTGTAGGAACTGCTGTTTATCTTAAAATAAAGGCTCGATATTTAAGAACTCCAGAGCAGAAGCGAAAAACCATCTATAAAACAGCTATTTTTTGTGTTTTAGCGGGTATAAGTTGTGTGCTTATTATAGCCAATACCGATTCTATTTTACAGCGCAAGCAAGTGTTAAGCCAAATGGTTAAAATAGATCTTTTTTCTTTTCTACCTTTAATTTTCTTGTTTGTATGGGCTGCGTTTTATCTGCCCAAATTTATGTTGCGTTTTCACAGTATTTTCTCCAAATTTTTAATTTTAAGCATTGCTCCGCTATTTTTAGCACAACTTTTTATGGCGCTCAGCACTTCCGTGTTCGACCCCTATTATAATGCGGCACACTACCTTAGGTTTATTAGTTATTTGGTGCCGCTAACCGGAATTATACTTAATTACGTAGAAACCGTTAGAAACGAGCAGCGCATTATTGCAAAATTAGATGTAGAAGTAAGAGAGAAACATGCGCTTACAGCAAATTTGATAGAAAGAGAGCGCTTGTTGGCCAATGCCGAGAAAATTTCGAAGTTGGGTAGTTGGGAGTTAGACATTAAAGCTAATACCTATAAATGGTCTGATGAGCTTTACAAGATATACGGTTTTGGGGGCAATACATTTCATCCCACGCATGCCATTGCAGAGCAGGTAGTTTTGCCAGAATATAGAAACAAGCTTGCCAAAGAGCTCGCTAACGCTGTAAAAAACAAAACTAATTTTGCCGCCGAATATCAAATTGTTAGGCCAGATGGGGTTAAACGATACGTGCTAAATCAGGGGTATTTTGCAACCAAAGAAAATAAGTTGGTAGGCACTGTACAAGATATTACCGAGCTTAAAGAAGCTACCTTAAAACTCAGAAAAAATGAAACCTTACTACGCGAAGGCGAGGCCGTTTCTAATAACGGCAGTTGGGAGTGGCAAAGTAATGGCGAGCAGGTGGTTTGGTCAGACGAGATGTTCAATATCCACGGGTACTTGCCTCATTCTACCCTTATCAACATTAATTCTTACAGCAATTTTGTACATAAAGAAGATGTTAAAATATTACGGAAAGCATTTATAGAAGCTAGGCAAAACAAAACCTCTTTTAAGGTAAATTATAGGATAGTAAGGCCAAATGGCGAGATTAGACATGTATCTACTACCGCAAAATTTAAAGAAGATGAAATTGGGAAAGGTTTTTCTTATTTAGGAAATACACAAGATGTAACACAATTAAAAGAAGCCCAGCGAAAACTAGAGGAAAAAATTAACGAACTCAACATTTCTAACAAAGATCTAGAGCAATTTGCTTATGTCGCTTCGCACGATTTACAAGAGCCACTAAGAAAAATTAGGGCGTTTGGCGACAGGCTGAAGACCAAATTTGCGGCAAATATTAACAGCGAAGGGCAAGATTATATTGATCGTATGCAAAATGCCGCCGAGCGTATGCAAGCATTAATAGATGACTTATTAGCATTTTCTAAAGTAACCCGAGAGGTAAAAGAGTTTAGTGAGGTAGATTTAAAAGAGCTATTGGATAGTGTGCTACACGGTTTAGACTATGCTGTAGAAAGTACCAATGCAAAAATTACACTTTCGGTAAATGAAAAGGTAGATGGTATTTCGTCGCAGTTGGCACAGGTTTTTCAAAATATCATTAGCAATTCGTTAAAGTTTGTAAGGCCAAACGTACAGCCAATCTTAGAGATTTCTTCTCAAGTACTTATTGGCAGTGCAATTCCTGTTGTGGGCGTTTTGCAACATTCGTATTATTGCGTTGTAAAAATTACCGATAACGGGATAGGGTTTGATGAAGGCTATGCAGGAAAAATATTCGATTTGTTTCAGCGTTTGCACTCACGAACAGCTTATAAAGGTACAGGAATAGGATTGGCAATCTGCAAAAAAATTGTAGAAAACCATTTCGGTTTTATTTTTGCCAAAAGTAAAGAAGGAGAAGGAGCGTCTTTCTTTATTGTTTTGCCTCTTAAACATAGCACTACTCAATAA
- a CDS encoding response regulator codes for MHKPLILIAEDDPDDALMLKDAFSEIYQDAVTFLSNGKLLIEYVNQLISKNELPSLILVDLNMPVLDGRSVVKELKSRTDTRDIPLVVLSTSKSKDDIDSVMALGANDFFTKPTSFSGLVSITTSIAGKWLNIKY; via the coding sequence ATGCACAAACCACTTATTTTAATTGCCGAAGACGATCCAGATGATGCTTTAATGCTTAAAGATGCTTTTTCAGAGATTTATCAAGATGCGGTTACTTTTTTAAGCAATGGAAAATTATTGATAGAATATGTAAACCAATTGATTTCCAAGAATGAGCTACCTAGTTTAATTCTCGTAGATTTGAATATGCCTGTATTAGATGGAAGGAGTGTTGTTAAAGAATTAAAAAGTAGAACAGATACTAGGGATATCCCTTTGGTAGTGTTGTCTACTTCCAAAAGTAAAGATGACATTGATTCGGTTATGGCCCTGGGAGCCAATGATTTTTTTACCAAACCAACATCTTTTAGTGGTTTAGTGAGTATTACAACATCCATTGCAGGCAAATGGCTCAATATCAAATATTAA
- a CDS encoding YtxH domain-containing protein gives MNDNSKVVVALLAGLAAGAALGILFAPDKGTDTRDKLGQSLKDFGDSIKERAADEINNLSGLKDKVVNSIKGKLRDVEQEYSDEVEHV, from the coding sequence ATGAACGATAATTCAAAAGTGGTAGTAGCCTTATTGGCTGGCTTAGCTGCGGGAGCGGCATTAGGAATTCTTTTTGCCCCAGATAAAGGCACAGATACTCGTGATAAATTGGGCCAATCCTTAAAGGATTTTGGAGATTCTATCAAAGAAAGAGCTGCTGATGAAATTAATAACCTAAGTGGTTTAAAAGACAAAGTGGTAAACTCAATTAAAGGTAAACTTCGCGATGTTGAGCAAGAATACTCGGACGAAGTAGAGCATGTATAA
- a CDS encoding DUF6600 domain-containing protein, producing the protein MKTLIKFPAMMLGLLLLLTGTTQIAKAQYDDVSLQTFYDELSPYGTWINDPEYGYVWRPDVDQADFRPYYSNGRWAMTEYGNTWVSNYDWGWAPFHYGRWIYNRYNNWVWIPDTTWGPAWVDWRSGGGYYGWAPMGPSISININIGRRYVIPDFCWNFIPSAHIYYNSYPRYYSGRNRVYIQNTIIINNTYVRNNRTYYTGPRIDDVRRATNRNVTVYNVSRTTRSGGNRIENNTVNVYAPRPTRGSDNAKAAPRQAITGSVTRDRIERNSAVTRDSRGNDNSAYNANNGRGERTERGFDNSATRERGVTTAPRRETRVDSNNERSSNRGSIFGRSRESATTNEQSNGNANRPSATVAPERIERMERSRENFPSRSSSAEGRTQQAVPQRTMERTERSSQPQRTERVQRSVERSQPSSSNSRSSNGSSSERSSRSESGGRPGRG; encoded by the coding sequence ATGAAAACCTTAATCAAATTTCCAGCGATGATGCTGGGGCTTTTGCTGCTCCTTACCGGAACCACTCAAATTGCAAAAGCGCAGTACGATGATGTTTCTCTGCAAACATTTTACGATGAGCTTTCTCCTTATGGAACTTGGATAAACGACCCAGAATATGGATACGTTTGGCGACCAGATGTAGATCAAGCAGATTTTAGACCCTACTATAGCAATGGCCGTTGGGCTATGACAGAGTATGGTAATACTTGGGTATCTAACTACGATTGGGGATGGGCGCCTTTCCACTACGGACGTTGGATTTACAACAGGTATAACAATTGGGTTTGGATACCAGATACCACTTGGGGGCCAGCTTGGGTAGACTGGAGAAGTGGCGGCGGATACTACGGATGGGCACCTATGGGGCCTAGTATTAGTATCAATATTAACATTGGCCGTCGTTATGTAATTCCAGATTTCTGCTGGAACTTTATCCCAAGTGCTCATATTTATTACAATAGCTATCCACGTTATTACAGTGGCAGAAATAGGGTATATATTCAAAATACGATAATTATTAACAATACCTACGTTCGTAACAATAGAACCTATTACACCGGCCCAAGAATAGATGATGTGAGAAGGGCAACCAATAGAAACGTAACTGTTTACAATGTTTCTAGAACAACTAGATCTGGCGGAAATAGGATTGAAAACAATACCGTAAATGTTTATGCCCCAAGACCAACTAGAGGTAGCGATAATGCTAAAGCTGCACCTAGACAAGCAATAACAGGTAGTGTTACCCGCGATAGGATTGAAAGAAATAGTGCGGTAACAAGAGATAGCCGTGGTAACGATAACAGTGCTTATAATGCTAATAACGGAAGAGGCGAGAGAACAGAAAGAGGTTTCGACAATAGTGCAACTAGAGAACGCGGCGTAACAACCGCTCCAAGAAGAGAAACAAGAGTAGATAGCAACAATGAGCGTAGTAGCAATAGAGGAAGTATTTTTGGCAGATCAAGAGAAAGTGCAACTACAAACGAGCAAAGTAATGGCAATGCGAACAGACCAAGTGCAACCGTAGCGCCAGAACGTATAGAGCGTATGGAGCGCAGTAGGGAAAATTTCCCTTCTCGTTCATCTTCTGCCGAAGGTAGAACACAACAAGCTGTACCACAAAGAACCATGGAGCGTACAGAACGTTCTTCACAGCCACAGCGAACTGAAAGAGTACAGCGTTCTGTGGAACGTTCACAACCATCTAGCTCAAACAGTAGATCATCTAATGGTTCGAGCTCAGAAAGATCTAGCCGAAGCGAAAGCGGCGGCAGACCCGGAAGGGGTTAA
- a CDS encoding nucleoid-associated protein: protein MVSFFESNLAELSVHHVGNKTNEEYYSLSDSSIHVEDEMLNQLLKQYFLSPFQKVNEVFRFTQHSNDLNSNEIYRLVSEVFADGGKFHENSQEIAKYLFEVADHPKVKGGELYVGYFENLQIEGDLHDAIGIFRSENKESFIKVFPEQSGFGISYEQQGININKLDKGCLIFNTEKEEGYKVVVIDTTSRTSDAAYWKDQFLVLKVRNDNFNKTQNVMDVYKNFVTEKLDQEFDVEKTDKIDLLNRSMKYFKEKETFDIDEFANEVIANEEGIELFKSYKQSYEEEFDTQIADTFDISDAAVKKQAKDFKSILKLDKNFHVYIHGNKELIEKEYDAEKGMNCYKLYFKEEQ from the coding sequence ATGGTATCTTTTTTCGAATCGAATTTAGCTGAGCTTTCGGTGCATCATGTTGGTAACAAAACAAACGAAGAATATTATTCGCTTTCCGACAGTTCTATACACGTAGAAGATGAAATGCTGAACCAATTGTTGAAGCAGTATTTCCTTTCGCCATTTCAAAAAGTGAACGAAGTTTTTCGCTTTACACAGCACAGCAACGATTTAAATTCGAACGAAATTTACCGCTTGGTTTCAGAAGTTTTTGCAGATGGAGGTAAATTTCACGAAAATAGCCAAGAGATTGCAAAGTACCTTTTTGAGGTAGCAGACCATCCAAAAGTTAAAGGTGGCGAGCTTTATGTAGGCTATTTTGAAAACCTGCAGATAGAGGGCGATTTACACGATGCCATCGGCATTTTCAGATCAGAGAACAAAGAAAGCTTTATCAAGGTTTTTCCAGAGCAGAGTGGTTTTGGTATCAGCTACGAACAACAAGGTATCAACATCAACAAATTAGATAAAGGCTGTTTAATTTTTAACACCGAAAAGGAAGAAGGTTACAAAGTAGTTGTAATTGATACGACCAGCCGTACATCTGATGCCGCCTATTGGAAAGATCAGTTTCTGGTTTTAAAAGTTAGGAACGATAACTTCAACAAAACGCAAAATGTGATGGATGTTTACAAGAACTTTGTTACAGAAAAATTAGATCAAGAATTTGATGTAGAAAAAACAGATAAAATTGATCTATTGAACCGTTCGATGAAGTATTTTAAGGAGAAAGAAACTTTTGATATCGACGAATTTGCCAATGAAGTAATTGCCAACGAAGAAGGTATTGAGCTATTTAAGAGCTACAAACAATCTTACGAAGAAGAATTTGATACGCAAATTGCAGATACTTTTGACATTTCTGACGCTGCAGTAAAAAAACAGGCTAAGGATTTTAAAAGCATCTTAAAGCTAGACAAGAATTTTCATGTGTATATACACGGCAACAAAGAGCTGATAGAGAAAGAATACGATGCCGAAAAAGGAATGAATTGCTATAAACTTTATTTCAAGGAAGAGCAATAG
- a CDS encoding enoyl-CoA hydratase/isomerase family protein: MTYQQLLAEVNNNVLYITINRPQKLNALNKEVLDELAHAVATAQTDKQVRAILLTGAGEKAFVAGADISEFQSYNLEEGKQLAKDGHENVFNAIENSSKPVIAAVNGFALGGGLELAMACHIRIASDNAKLGLPEVTLGLIPGYGGTQRLAQLVGKGLAFEMIFTADMISAEKALQIGLVNYVVPQSDLLARAEELLDKIKQRAPLAIASAIKAINAGFNPKADGYQTEIDEFGNCFDTHDFKEGTAAFLEKRKAIFKGQ; the protein is encoded by the coding sequence ATGACTTATCAGCAACTACTAGCAGAAGTAAACAACAACGTACTTTATATTACTATTAATCGTCCGCAGAAACTTAATGCATTAAATAAAGAAGTTTTAGACGAATTAGCTCATGCGGTGGCCACTGCCCAAACCGACAAGCAAGTTAGGGCTATTTTGCTTACTGGAGCAGGCGAGAAAGCTTTTGTGGCTGGTGCCGATATTTCTGAATTTCAGAGTTATAATTTAGAAGAAGGTAAACAATTGGCTAAAGATGGACACGAGAATGTTTTTAACGCTATCGAAAATTCTAGCAAACCAGTAATTGCTGCCGTTAACGGTTTTGCGTTAGGTGGCGGTTTAGAGCTGGCAATGGCTTGTCACATTCGCATTGCGAGTGATAATGCTAAACTTGGTCTTCCAGAAGTTACTTTGGGTTTAATACCAGGCTATGGAGGTACACAGCGCTTAGCGCAGTTGGTTGGTAAAGGTTTGGCTTTCGAAATGATTTTTACTGCTGATATGATTAGCGCCGAAAAAGCCCTACAAATTGGTTTGGTTAATTATGTGGTTCCACAAAGCGACTTATTGGCCAGGGCCGAAGAATTGCTCGATAAAATTAAACAACGAGCACCATTGGCTATTGCAAGCGCTATAAAAGCAATAAATGCAGGGTTTAATCCAAAAGCAGATGGCTACCAAACAGAAATTGATGAATTTGGAAATTGCTTTGATACCCACGATTTTAAAGAAGGAACTGCCGCATTCTTAGAGAAAAGAAAAGCTATTTTTAAAGGCCAATAG